GCGGGGTCTACTGACGGCTAGACGCCTGCCGATTGCGACGTCCGGGCACCTCGCTCGGCGCCGACCGGGGGCGTTTCGGCGAGCGTCCGGTCGACGAAGCGACGCAGCCTGAGGATTTCGTTGCGCTCGAGCTCGACGAATCGCAGACCGATCCCAGGAGCCTCCCCGTTGCCGGCGTGACGCACGACCAGGGCGGTTCCGCGGATGGGCTCCTGCTCGTCGGGCAGGCAAAACTCTAGGTTGACGGCCATTCCGATCGGCATTGCCTGGGCGCCTTTCAGCCGCATGCCGGATTCGGAGATGTTCTCGGACTGGAAGCACTTCAGAGCCGAGCTCGACTGGGTCTTAACGGTGACGTTGACCATCATCCTGGAGTTGCTTCGGACCGGTACGCCCAGAAGCTCAGAGACCGCTTGCTGAATCTCTGGCCTAGCAGCCGATTTGGACAGCACTCGAGCCGGGTGATTCTCCAGTCTCTCCTTGATCTCAGCGATGTCGCGATCGTTGGCCATGACCAGGGCTGGAGTACCCGCGCTGGCCGATTCGAAGGACTGCAATGCACTCAAGACGCTGTCCACGGGGAGGTCAGAAAGAGGCTCCTCCACGACCAGCAAGTCGTAGAGCGAGTTCCCGGTGAGGATCAAGGCGGCGGCGCCGGAGCGAGCGTGATGAAAAGCCATGGATGTCCGGGAGAAGACCTCCGTGAGATTCCTGGGGACGACGTCGGAATGCACGACGGCCAGCACCTTCAGATTCTTTTCCACGTTGAGCCTTTCTCTTGTGAGAGCGGTTCCACCGCTCGTTTCATGGCTCAGATTAGGGGGCCTGGAGCGAACGGGCTATTGAAGAGTTCACACCCTTTCGCGAGGCTACGGTAAACTCGGATTCCGGAACGGCCCGCCATGAGTTACGCGCTTTATACGGTCGATGCGTTTGCCGCCAAACCCTTTTCGGGCAATCCGGCGGCGGTCTGCCTGTTGCCGGAGGCTGCGCCTGCGGACTGGATGCAGAGCGTCGCGAATGAGATCCATCTCTCGGAAACCGCCTTTCTGGTCCCGGGGGACGACTCGTTCGGCTTGCGTTGGTTCACTCCCAAGATCGAGGTCGATCTGTGTGGTCATGCGACCTTGGCCAGCGCTCATGTCCTGTGGGAGACGGGCACGGTGCCCGCGGCCGACTCTTTGCTTTTCGCCACCCGCAGCGGCCTACTTGGCGCCGAGCAGAACGGGGAGTGGATCCGATTGGATTTCCCGGGTGATCCGCCCCACGAGTGCGAGCCCCCGTCGGGATTCGAGCAGGCGCTCGGAGGCCGGGTGTCCTGGTTCGGCCGGGGCAAGGACTACGAGTTCGTCGAG
This region of bacterium genomic DNA includes:
- a CDS encoding PilZ domain-containing protein translates to MEKNLKVLAVVHSDVVPRNLTEVFSRTSMAFHHARSGAAALILTGNSLYDLLVVEEPLSDLPVDSVLSALQSFESASAGTPALVMANDRDIAEIKERLENHPARVLSKSAARPEIQQAVSELLGVPVRSNSRMMVNVTVKTQSSSALKCFQSENISESGMRLKGAQAMPIGMAVNLEFCLPDEQEPIRGTALVVRHAGNGEAPGIGLRFVELERNEILRLRRFVDRTLAETPPVGAERGARTSQSAGV
- a CDS encoding PhzF family phenazine biosynthesis protein, whose product is MSYALYTVDAFAAKPFSGNPAAVCLLPEAAPADWMQSVANEIHLSETAFLVPGDDSFGLRWFTPKIEVDLCGHATLASAHVLWETGTVPAADSLLFATRSGLLGAEQNGEWIRLDFPGDPPHECEPPSGFEQALGGRVSWFGRGKDYEFVEVATEAELRGLRPDFRALKELVPVGVCVTALPDSGPYDFMSRFFAPGAGIDEDPVTGSAHCSLAPYWSERTGKSKLLGYQASARGGTVRVSLVGDRVAIEGQALTVTRGELL